In one Roseburia intestinalis L1-82 genomic region, the following are encoded:
- a CDS encoding tagaturonate reductase, translating to MELLNRKKTGKVERPVKVLQFGEGNFLRAFVDYMIDIANEQGKFNGDIVLVKPIEFGSLDRFHDQECQYTVQLRGIVDGEPKRINRIVTSVADAVDAYGEYQKYADYAKLDSLRYIVSNTTEAGIVYDDTDRLEMEPPKSYPGKLTKFLYERYKHFNGAMDKGLVMLPVELIDDNGIHLKECVEKLAVLWNLEEGFKTWLDEACVFTSTLVDRIVTGYPRDEAEELCKEFGYQDNLIVTGEPFALWVIESAKDISKEFPLPDAGLPVIFTDNQKPYKQRKVRILNGAHTSFVLASYLCGNDIVLESMQDELIFNFMKATIFDEVIPTLTLPKQDLIDFAEAVITRFNNPYVKHALLSISLNSVSKWRARCMPSFLEYIKNEGKLPTHLTFSLAALMAFYTGTEIRDKALIGHRDGTEYQILDDAAVLEFFAANSSKDAAEYTHAVLSNEHFWGEDLTKLAGVEEAVTGYMEDIRALGMRAAMEKTFNA from the coding sequence ATGGAATTATTAAACAGAAAGAAAACAGGAAAAGTGGAGAGACCGGTTAAAGTATTACAGTTCGGAGAGGGAAATTTCCTTCGTGCATTTGTTGACTATATGATCGACATTGCAAATGAGCAGGGGAAATTTAACGGGGACATCGTACTTGTAAAACCGATCGAATTTGGAAGTCTTGACAGATTCCATGATCAGGAGTGCCAGTATACCGTACAGTTAAGAGGAATCGTAGACGGTGAGCCAAAACGTATCAACCGCATTGTGACCAGCGTTGCAGATGCAGTAGACGCTTATGGTGAATATCAGAAATATGCAGATTATGCAAAACTTGACAGCTTACGTTACATTGTTTCGAACACAACAGAAGCAGGTATCGTTTATGATGATACAGACCGATTAGAGATGGAACCGCCAAAAAGCTATCCGGGCAAATTAACCAAATTCTTATATGAGAGATATAAACATTTTAACGGGGCAATGGATAAAGGTCTTGTGATGCTTCCGGTTGAGCTGATCGATGACAATGGTATCCACTTAAAAGAGTGTGTAGAGAAACTTGCAGTACTCTGGAATTTAGAAGAGGGATTTAAGACATGGTTAGATGAAGCCTGTGTATTTACTTCTACATTAGTTGACCGTATTGTAACCGGTTACCCAAGAGACGAGGCAGAGGAGCTCTGCAAAGAGTTCGGTTATCAGGACAATCTGATCGTAACAGGTGAGCCATTTGCTCTCTGGGTGATCGAGAGCGCAAAAGATATCAGCAAAGAGTTCCCGCTTCCGGATGCAGGACTTCCGGTGATCTTTACAGACAACCAGAAGCCATACAAACAGAGAAAAGTCCGTATCTTAAACGGTGCACATACTTCCTTTGTACTGGCATCTTATCTCTGCGGCAATGATATCGTGTTAGAGTCTATGCAGGATGAACTGATTTTCAACTTTATGAAAGCAACGATCTTTGATGAGGTCATTCCTACACTGACACTTCCGAAACAGGATCTGATTGATTTTGCAGAGGCAGTGATCACAAGATTTAACAACCCATATGTAAAACATGCGCTGTTATCCATTTCCCTGAACTCTGTTTCAAAATGGCGCGCAAGATGTATGCCGAGTTTCTTAGAGTACATTAAGAATGAAGGAAAACTTCCGACACACCTGACATTCTCACTGGCTGCACTGATGGCATTCTACACAGGAACAGAGATCCGTGACAAGGCTCTGATCGGACATCGTGACGGTACTGAATACCAGATCTTAGATGACGCTGCTGTATTAGAGTTCTTTGCAGCAAACAGTTCTAAGGACGCAGCAGAGTATACACATGCTGTTTTATCCAACGAGCATTTCTGGGGCGAAGATCTTACCAAATTAGCCGGAGTAGAAGAGGCTGTAACCGGTTATATGGAAGATATCCGTGCACTTGGTATGAGAGCAGCAATGGAAAAAACTTTTAACGCATAA
- a CDS encoding LacI family DNA-binding transcriptional regulator has product MTIYDISKKAGVSIATVSRVLNGSDKVRPSTKKKVMDIIEKYDYTPNAFARGMGLHSLQTIGILCADSSDLFLAKAVYYLEQELQANGYESLLCCTGYNLELKQNYLNLILSKKVDGIILVGSNFIGTTEDENQYIKDVSTQVPIMLLNASFDYPNVYSTLCDDYTTMFEATESMLDSGIADPVYIYNSISYSGRKKLNGFKDALKKHGISDIENRIHKYDGDSQQFNEIADFMDQVAKEAPPFHGVIAADDVLAVGVVKYAQRNHISVPDDLSIIGYNNSMLTTCCIPELTSVDNRLETQTHQLVQTLVGVLSGEEMPKKSIFSGKLIKRGTTLF; this is encoded by the coding sequence ATGACAATATATGATATTTCAAAAAAAGCGGGGGTATCGATTGCTACCGTATCCCGTGTATTAAACGGCAGTGACAAGGTCCGCCCTTCCACAAAGAAAAAAGTCATGGATATCATTGAAAAATATGACTACACACCAAATGCTTTCGCACGCGGCATGGGGCTTCACTCCCTGCAGACGATTGGTATTCTCTGTGCAGATTCCTCGGATCTTTTTCTTGCAAAGGCAGTTTATTATCTGGAACAGGAGCTGCAGGCAAACGGTTATGAGTCTCTGCTTTGCTGCACCGGATATAATCTGGAGCTCAAGCAAAATTACCTGAATTTGATCCTTTCCAAAAAAGTAGACGGCATCATTCTTGTCGGTTCTAATTTCATCGGTACTACCGAAGATGAAAACCAGTATATTAAAGATGTTTCCACGCAGGTACCGATCATGCTGTTAAACGCTTCCTTTGATTATCCGAACGTTTACAGCACTTTATGCGACGACTACACGACTATGTTTGAGGCTACCGAGTCCATGTTAGATTCCGGTATCGCCGATCCAGTCTATATTTACAATTCTATTTCATATAGTGGCCGCAAAAAATTAAATGGTTTCAAAGACGCCTTAAAAAAACATGGCATCTCTGATATAGAAAACAGGATCCACAAATACGACGGAGATTCCCAGCAATTCAATGAAATTGCAGATTTTATGGATCAGGTTGCAAAAGAGGCCCCTCCTTTTCATGGAGTGATCGCTGCGGATGACGTACTCGCCGTCGGCGTAGTCAAATACGCACAACGCAATCATATTTCTGTGCCCGACGATTTATCGATTATTGGGTACAACAACTCCATGCTGACAACCTGCTGTATTCCGGAACTCACTTCCGTGGACAACCGCTTAGAAACACAGACTCATCAGTTAGTACAGACCTTAGTCGGTGTTCTTTCCGGTGAAGAAATGCCGAAGAAATCTATTTTCTCCGGCAAACTGATCAAACGTGGAACTACTTTATTCTAA
- a CDS encoding UxaA family hydrolase, giving the protein MKDFIKINENDNVIVAIKELAEGEKVTVDGKEYTAAETIPAGHKMAICDIPQGGDVIKYGFRIGNAKENIKAGQWVHVHNIKTALGDLLTYTYEPVKTEEKKTEERTFMGFARPDGSVGVRNEVWIVPTVGCVNNIATAMAKRANAKVHGSVEEVIAFPHPYGCSQMGDDQEHTRTILADLVKHPNAGGVLVLGLGCENSNIGELKKYIGDYDENRVKFLICQECEDEMEEGEKLLEELINYAAGFSREPISASKLIIGMKCGGSDGFSGITANPLVGKFSDILIGKGGTTILTEVPEMFGAETLLMNRCENEELFEQTVNLINDFKQYFKDNHQTIYENPSPGNKKGGISTLEDKSLGCTQKSGSAAVKGVLSYGERVHTPGLNLLSAPGNDLVAATALAASGAHIVLFTTGRGTPFASPVPTVKISSNSTLAGKKKNWIDFNAGVLVEDAELEETGQKLFDYVIDVASGKKVRSEEAGFHDMAIFKQGVTL; this is encoded by the coding sequence ATGAAAGATTTTATAAAAATCAATGAAAATGATAATGTCATTGTTGCCATAAAAGAACTTGCAGAGGGAGAGAAAGTCACAGTCGATGGAAAAGAATACACAGCGGCTGAGACGATCCCTGCCGGACACAAGATGGCGATCTGTGACATCCCGCAGGGCGGTGATGTGATCAAATATGGTTTCCGTATCGGAAATGCAAAAGAGAATATCAAAGCCGGTCAGTGGGTGCATGTACACAATATCAAAACAGCACTCGGCGATCTGCTCACTTATACCTACGAGCCTGTAAAAACAGAGGAGAAAAAGACAGAGGAGCGTACCTTTATGGGATTTGCACGTCCGGACGGCAGCGTCGGTGTGCGTAACGAAGTATGGATCGTACCGACCGTCGGCTGTGTAAACAATATTGCGACGGCGATGGCAAAACGTGCCAACGCAAAGGTACATGGCTCTGTGGAGGAAGTGATTGCATTCCCGCATCCATATGGATGTTCCCAGATGGGTGATGATCAGGAACACACCAGAACGATCCTCGCTGATCTCGTAAAACATCCAAATGCCGGAGGCGTGTTAGTACTTGGTCTTGGCTGTGAGAACAGTAATATCGGTGAACTGAAAAAATACATTGGTGATTATGACGAGAACCGTGTGAAGTTTTTAATCTGTCAGGAATGCGAAGACGAGATGGAAGAGGGCGAAAAACTCCTAGAGGAACTGATCAATTATGCGGCAGGATTCTCCCGTGAGCCGATCAGTGCATCCAAACTGATCATCGGCATGAAGTGTGGCGGCAGTGACGGATTTTCCGGAATCACTGCAAACCCGCTGGTTGGTAAATTCTCTGATATCCTGATCGGAAAGGGCGGAACAACGATCCTGACTGAGGTGCCGGAGATGTTTGGCGCAGAGACACTGCTTATGAACCGCTGTGAAAATGAAGAACTATTTGAGCAGACGGTGAACCTGATCAACGATTTTAAACAGTATTTTAAAGATAATCACCAGACAATCTACGAGAATCCGTCACCTGGAAATAAAAAAGGCGGTATCTCAACCTTAGAGGATAAGTCTTTGGGATGTACACAGAAATCAGGAAGTGCTGCAGTAAAAGGCGTTCTTTCCTACGGCGAGCGCGTACATACGCCGGGATTAAATCTTCTCAGCGCACCGGGCAATGACCTTGTTGCTGCAACTGCATTAGCAGCCAGCGGAGCACACATTGTTCTGTTTACGACCGGACGCGGGACACCGTTTGCTTCCCCGGTTCCGACCGTTAAGATTTCCAGCAACAGTACACTTGCCGGAAAGAAAAAGAACTGGATCGATTTCAATGCGGGCGTTCTTGTGGAGGATGCAGAGTTAGAGG